CACTGCCTACCTGCTCTTTGCTTGGGTTAAATTATTTTCCGACTGGGTTGTCTATTATTTAAGCATCTGGGTGGTTACGAATAAACAGGTTATTAGTGTTGAACAAAAAAGTATTTTCAACCGGCTTGTGGCGCGCCAGCCGCTTCATCGCATCCAAGACGTCATGGCCACTTCGCAGGGCGTGATAGCAACGATTCTAAAGTTTGGCAACGTCAGAGTCCAGTCAGCCGGCACACAAGATTATTTCCTATTTAAAAACGTGCCTCGCCCATTTGAAATTGAGGCAAAAATAAACGATTTAATAGAACGCCTTCCCAAAAAATAAAGAGTTAACACCCTTTGTTGCTCGCCGCGCTTAGCAATAAAAATATTAATCACGATAAATATGGTAAACGGAAACAAAAATAGAAAAAATCAAACTATCAAACAAAAGCCCGCTAAGGCAAAAAATCCCGAAGCGCAGCGAGTTTCGCGTTTAATTACGGCCACCGTCTTAATCGCAATTGCCATTGTGATTATTTTGGGCCTGGCCGGCGCGGCCGGACCTTTAGGAAAATATTTAGCCCTAGGATTAAAATTTATTCTAGCCTGGTCTAGCTGGTCAGTGCCGATTGCACTTTTAATTATTGCCTATAATTTAATTATTCTTCGTGAAGAGGAAAAAATCAGAAAAACCGTTTGGGTTGGCGTGATTCTTTTTGCTATTGCTCTTGCTGGTATTTTACATTTTTATTTTCTACACGATCAAACTGCCCTAAAACAACAACGTGGTGGCGGCTATCTTGGCTTTGCTTTAATCTGGTCTATGAACCAGGTGTTCGGTTTTTGGCCGAGCTTAATAATTTTAATTGCTATTTTTTTAACTAGCCTATTTTTAATCGCCACCCTCTTTGCTCATACCAAAAAATTAATTGAAGAGGCAGAAGAAGAGCCCGAAGAAGCGATCACTTCGACGGAAAAATCTTGGCTGCAAAAATTAAAAGACAAACAACAAGACAAAAAAGAAGAAAAAGAAAAAAGAGACGCGGAGAAGGCCGCGGAAAAAGCAGCTCTAATAGAAAGTATGGCCAACGAAGAAGAGGCTAAGGCCGCAGTTAGAGACGCCTTTAAACCGATTTTTCGATCGCGGCAAATAGCTCAAAAGACTGACTTGCCTCTCGATCTTTTAGAAAAAAATAGCGCCAAACCAACCAGCGGCGATATAAAAAGCAATAAACTAATTATTCAAAAAACTTTAGAAAATTTTGGCATTTCCGTGGAAATGGGCGATGTGAAGGTTGGACCAACTGTAACTCAATATACGCTTCGACCCTACGATGGCGTAAAAATTTCACAAATCACCAGCCTAAACAATGATCTGGCTCTGGCCTTAGCCGCGCATCCAATTCGCATTGAAGCGCCAATTCCCGGCAAAGCTTTAGTGGGCATCGAAGTTCCCAACCAAGGCATTGCCATTGTTAAAATCAGGGAAATGCTGGAAACAGAAGAATTTAAAAACAGAAAAAATAACACGGCTATTGCTATTGGCAAAGACGTGGCCGGACATATTTTATTTTCTGACTTAACTAAAATGCCGCACATGCTTGTGGCTGGCGCAACCGGCAGCGGCAAAACCGTCATGCTTAATTCGATTATTATCAGCTTGCTTTATGAAAATTCTCCGGATGATTTAAAGTTTATTTTCGTTGACCCAAAAAGAGTAGAGCTTTCTTTATATAACGACTTGCCCCACCTTTTAACTCCGGTTATTACTAGCGTGCCTAAAACCGTCAATGCCTTAAAATGGGCTATCGCTGAAATGGAACATCGTTTTGATGTTATGTCTGAAGCTCGCAAGCGCGACATTCAATCCTATAATCAAGATGCCGAAGAAAAAATGCCCTACATCGTCATTGTCGTCGACGAATTAGCCGATTTAATGGTTGTGGCACCGCAAGAAATAGAAACTGGCATCATCCGTCTAGCGCAAATGGCCCGCGCAACCGGCATTCACTTGGTCTTGGCCACTCAACGGCCATCAGTTGATGTCATTACTGGTTTAATTAAAGCCAACATCACTTCGCGCATTGCCTTTTCAGTGGCCTCAATGACTGACTCGCGCACCATCCTAGACTTTGCTGGCGCAGAAAAACTTTTAGGCCGTGGTGATATGTTATATGTTTCAGCCGACCTGTCAAAACCACGAAGGTTACAAGGCGCATACGTAAGTGATAAAGAAATAAAACGCGTAGTTGATTATTTAAGAAACATCCGCGAACCCAACTACCAAGCTGAAATTGTAGAAAAATCTTCTTCGATTGAAGGATTTGGTAGTGGTGACTTGGCCGAAGACGAACTTCTACCACAGGCTCGCGAAGAAGTTATCCGAGCTAAGCGTGCTTCAGCCTCGCTGCTACAAAGACGATTAAGGGTTGGTTATGCCCGCGCAGCGCGCCTATTAGATTTACTGGAGATGGAAGGAACCATTGGACCGGCCGACGGCTCAAAACCCAGAGAAATTTTAAAAAATATCCTAGCTCCCGAAGGATTAGCGGTTAAAGGAGAGCGCGAGGGCGAAGAAATGCCGCAGGAGGAAGAAAAACAATAAATACCAAATTTAAAATCCAATATTTGTTTGAAATTTATAATTTTGACATTATAGTTTATTCTTCATGCCTCACATATTTTTTGACGAAAGTGGTCAATTTACAACACATAATAATGAAAACTATTTCATCGTCGCATCTTTTACCGTCGGGAATCCCAGACGAACAGAAAAACAATTTAAATCTTGGCAGAGGAGAAAATTTCCCAAAAAACTGCGCTATCAACCAGAAATTAAATTTTCTGAAGTTGAGATTAAAGACGAACTTCGTATGGCAACTCTAAAATTTATTTCCGATCTTGATGTTAGGATTAATTTTTCCTATTTATTAAAACAAAATATTCCTGGCAATTATCATAAAAATAAAAAACTACAAAGCGGACTCTTATATACCAACATCATCGGAGAAACAGTAGAAATGTATTTGCCCTTAGCCGATAAAGAACTTCGAGTTTTTTGCGATGAACGACATTTAAAAGGAATTAAAAAACCAATATTTGAGAAAACCCTAATTAATAGATTGTTACCGCAATTACAAAAAGGTACAAATATTCAAATTGAGATGATTGATTCAAAAGAAAATGCTAATATCCAAATCGTCGATTGGATTGCCGGGGCACTAGCTGCTTTTTTGGAGAAAAAA
This window of the Patescibacteria group bacterium genome carries:
- a CDS encoding DUF3800 domain-containing protein codes for the protein MPHIFFDESGQFTTHNNENYFIVASFTVGNPRRTEKQFKSWQRRKFPKKLRYQPEIKFSEVEIKDELRMATLKFISDLDVRINFSYLLKQNIPGNYHKNKKLQSGLLYTNIIGETVEMYLPLADKELRVFCDERHLKGIKKPIFEKTLINRLLPQLQKGTNIQIEMIDSKENANIQIVDWIAGALAAFLEKKELGSGFYQILQNNILKEGKELFKDYWSNKYQN
- a CDS encoding DNA translocase FtsK 4TM domain-containing protein; protein product: MVNGNKNRKNQTIKQKPAKAKNPEAQRVSRLITATVLIAIAIVIILGLAGAAGPLGKYLALGLKFILAWSSWSVPIALLIIAYNLIILREEEKIRKTVWVGVILFAIALAGILHFYFLHDQTALKQQRGGGYLGFALIWSMNQVFGFWPSLIILIAIFLTSLFLIATLFAHTKKLIEEAEEEPEEAITSTEKSWLQKLKDKQQDKKEEKEKRDAEKAAEKAALIESMANEEEAKAAVRDAFKPIFRSRQIAQKTDLPLDLLEKNSAKPTSGDIKSNKLIIQKTLENFGISVEMGDVKVGPTVTQYTLRPYDGVKISQITSLNNDLALALAAHPIRIEAPIPGKALVGIEVPNQGIAIVKIREMLETEEFKNRKNNTAIAIGKDVAGHILFSDLTKMPHMLVAGATGSGKTVMLNSIIISLLYENSPDDLKFIFVDPKRVELSLYNDLPHLLTPVITSVPKTVNALKWAIAEMEHRFDVMSEARKRDIQSYNQDAEEKMPYIVIVVDELADLMVVAPQEIETGIIRLAQMARATGIHLVLATQRPSVDVITGLIKANITSRIAFSVASMTDSRTILDFAGAEKLLGRGDMLYVSADLSKPRRLQGAYVSDKEIKRVVDYLRNIREPNYQAEIVEKSSSIEGFGSGDLAEDELLPQAREEVIRAKRASASLLQRRLRVGYARAARLLDLLEMEGTIGPADGSKPREILKNILAPEGLAVKGEREGEEMPQEEEKQ
- a CDS encoding PH domain-containing protein — translated: MEPLYALFHLDLDERIIIHVRQHWWFFFKKILAFILEILVLVVIYIILVNFKTSLLEDPIITPILFLAATAYLLFAWVKLFSDWVVYYLSIWVVTNKQVISVEQKSIFNRLVARQPLHRIQDVMATSQGVIATILKFGNVRVQSAGTQDYFLFKNVPRPFEIEAKINDLIERLPKK